A stretch of Triticum aestivum cultivar Chinese Spring chromosome 1D, IWGSC CS RefSeq v2.1, whole genome shotgun sequence DNA encodes these proteins:
- the LOC123181764 gene encoding pectinesterase → MAVYYGSALSAVLLLSLLVFSLSDDAPPSTPVSPTTACNDTTDPTFCRTVLPPHGTSDLYTYGRFSVAKSLASANKFVGLVEHYLSRHRHLSRSAIGALQDCKLLSELNVDFLSATGTALKGTETLLDPQADDVQTLLSAILTNQETCLDGLQAASGSWSDRGGGLAEPISNGTKLYSLSLSLFTRAWVTTAKAPKGAKKPHHGHKKPPTAPTNVRRGLFDANDEQMVRRMAIEGPQGTVAVNRAVTVDQGGSGNYTSVGDAVAAAPTNLNGSAGYYVIYVLAGVYEENVEVPKKMKYVMMIGDGIGQTVITGNRSVVDGWTTFHSATVAVHGQGFVAMNMTIRNTAGPAKHQAVALRSSADLSTFYSCSFEAYQDTLYTHSLRQFYRGCEVHGTVDYVFGNAAVVFQDCTFYSRLPMQGQSNTVTAQGRTNPEQNTGTSIQGCTLLPSPELAANAAFDTRTFLGRPWKNYSRTVVMESYIGGLVDATGWMPWSGDFALDTLYYAEYNNSGPGADTGRRVSWPGYHVLGDGADAGNFTVDNMVLGGNWLPQTGVPFTSGLKY, encoded by the exons ATGGCGGTCTACTATGGCAGCGCCCTCTCCGCCGTCCTGCTGCTCTCCTTGTTGGTTTTCTCCCTCTCCGACGACGCGCCACCGTCCACGCCGGTGTCACCCACCACCGCGTGCAACGACACGACGGACCCCACATTCTGCCGGACCGTGCTGCCGCCGCACGGCACGAGCGACCTCTACACCTACGGCCGCTTCTCCGTCGCCAAGTCCCTCGCCAGCGCCAACAAGTTCGTCGGCCTCGTCGAACACTACCTGTCCCGGCACCGCCACCTCTCACGCAGCGCGATCGGCGCGCTGCAGGACTGCAAGCTCCTCTCCGAGCTCAACGTCGACTTCCTCTCCGCCACCGGCACTGCGCTCAAGGGCACGGAGACGCTCCTCGACCCGCAGGCCGACGACGTACAGACGTTGCTCTCGGCGATCCTGACCAACCAGGAGACATGCCTCGACGGCTTGCAGGCCGCGTCGGGGTCGTGGTCGGACCGTGGCGGCGGCCTCGCCGAGCCGATCTCCAACGGCACCAAGCTCTACAGCCTCTCGCTGTCGCTCTTCACCAGGGCATGGGTGACCACGGCGAAGGCGCCCAAGGGCGCCAAGAAACCGCACCACGGCCACAAGAAGCCGCCGACGGCCCCGACGAACGTGAGGAGGGGGCTGTTCGACGCGAACGACGAGCAGATGGTCCGGAGGATGGCGATCGAGGGGCCCCAAGGGACGGTGGCGGTGAATAGGGCGGTGACGGTGGACCAGGGTGGCTCCGGAAACTACACGTCGGTCGGGGATGCCGTGGCGGCTGCGCCCACAAACCTCAACGGCAGCGCCGGGTACTACGTGATATACGTGCTTGCAGGCGTGTACGAGGAGAACGTGGAGGTGCCCAAGAAGATGAAGTACGTCATGATGATCGGCGATGGGATCGGACAGACGGTGATCACCGGCAACCGGAGCGTTGTTGACGGCTGGACCACCTTCCACTCGGCTACCGTTG CTGTGCATGGGCAAGGATTCGTGGCGATGAACATGACGATCCGGAACACGGCCGGCCCGGCGAAGCACCAGGCGGTGGCGCTCCGGTCGAGCGCCGACCTGTCGACCTTCTACAGCTGCAGCTTCGAGGCGTACCAGGACACGCTCTACACGCACTCCCTCCGCCAGTTCTACCGCGGCTGCGAGGTGCACGGCACCGTGGACTACGTGTTCGGCAACGCCGCCGTCGTGTTCCAGGACTGCACCTTCTACTCCCGCCTCCCCATGCAGGGCCAGAGCAACACCGTCACGGCGCAGGGCCGCACCAACCCGGAGCAGAACACCGGCACCTCCATCCAGGGCTGCACCCTCCTCCCGTCCCCGGAGCTCGCGGCCAACGCCGCCTTTGACACGCGCACCTTCCTCGGCCGGCCGTGGAAGAACTACTCGCGCACCGTGGTCATGGAGTCGTACATCGGCGGGCTCGTCGACGCCACCGGGTGGATGCCGTGGTCCGGGGACTTCGCGCTCGACACGCTCTACTACGCCGAGTACAATAACTCTGGTCCGGGTGCCGACACCGGCCGTCGGGTCAGCTGGCCGGGCTACCACGTGCTAGGCGACGGCGCCGATGCCGGCAACTTTACCGTCGACAACATGGTGCTCGGGGGCAACTGGCTGCCGCAGACCGGCGTGCCGTTCACCAGCGGATTGAAGTATTGA